DNA from Leptolyngbyaceae cyanobacterium:
GTAAGCAAAATAACCAACCAGCTAAGAATATGCCCGAATCAAAAGTTGACATAACATCAAACTGGTTGGTTATTGCCAGGTTAATTAAAGCCGCTCGACTCATACCAAATCCAGTTAACTACCCCCTTGCGCTATGTTGCGTTCTTCACTGTTTGGGAGTAATTACGTGGATTTGGTATTAGCCTATTTGTTGCACAGTTAGATGATAGGAGCGATTACTCACATCGCTCTAACTTATTTAACGTTTCGGCGGATTATTCTGCTCACCGTATTCTCCCCACTGCTGAATTAGTTTAGCAACTACCCCAGTCCAGCCAGTTTGATGGCTCGCACCAATCCCAGCACCATTATCCCCATGAAAATACTCATAGAAAAGAATTAAGTCACGCCAATGGGGGTCATTTTGGAATTTGTCAGTGCCACCATACACGGGTCGCCACTTACCAGTAGAGCCTTGCTGAAGTGGATTGGGAGCATCTTTTTGAGTAAACATCCCGATTACCCGACGAGATAACTCCATTGATACTTCCCACAAATTCATCTGTTTTATTTGTCCGTTTTTATCTGGACAATTTACTTTAATTTCATCTCCCCAGTAATGATAAAACTTCTGGAGCGATTCGATCAGGAGAAAATTCACGGGCATCCAAATCGGGCCTCGCCAATTAGAATTTCCACCAAACATTTTATTGAGAGATTCTGCGGGTGCGTATTTGACTTCATTTGGCTTTCCGTCTACCCACAATGTATAAGGTTTCTTCTCGTGGTATTTTGACAAAGCTCGGATACCGTAATCGCTCAAAAATTCGTCTGAACGTAACATTCTTTCCAAGATAAATACCAAACGGTCTTTATTGACTAGCGATAAATACAAGCCTTGTTCGCTAACTTGACGAAGCTCGATATTTTGGTGTGCCGCAAGTTCAGGGCGATTGTTGATAAACCAGCCCATCCGTTCCATGAAATCGCAATTTAAATATTTTTCGACAATTTCTTTGTCGATGGTTTCCACGGCAAACAATGGAATTAGACCCACCATCGAGCGCACTTTCATTGATAGTGTTTCTCTTGATAGTCCTCCTTCAGAATCAGATAGCCAATGGCCGGGAGCATTCAAAATGTCGTAGTAAAAATTGTCTTTTTTATCCCAGATATTGATATCGCCGCCAACTTTATTCATCGCATCCGCTATCAACAGGAAATGTTGGAAAAATTTGGATGCCATATCTTCATAGTTAGCTCTGCCAGATTGTCTGACTAGTGTCTGATAAGTGTCAATCAGGTCTTTATCTTTATCCTGGCTAACTAAGTCCTTATATTTGTCGGCGAGTTTTTGGTAGGTTTTGGCTAAATCCTTATCTTTCTTGGCGAGTTCCGTCGCTATTTTCATCATGTTCAGACAGAACATCGCCATCCAGCTAGTACCATCTGACTGTTCTATGTTTACGCCATCAATGCCTATGTTACTGCGATCGATCGCACCGATATTATCTAATCCTAAGAATCCGCCTTGGAAGATATTTTTGCCTTGTGCGTCCTTGCGGTTAACCCACCAAGTGAAATACAGACATAATTTTTGGAAAACATCTTCTAGAAAATTTGTATCGGCTTGACCGTACATCTTTTCTTCTATTTTGTAAACGCGCCATGCTGCCCAAGCGTGAACGGGCGGATTCACATCACCAAAATTCCACTCATAAGCTGCCATTTGCCCGTTAGGATGCAAATACCATTCCCGCGTGAATAGATATAGTTGGTGCTTGGCAAAGTCTGGATCTATCATCACGAAAGGAATTGTATGAAAACCTAAATCCCAAGCAGCAAACCAAGGATATTCCCATTTATCTGGCATGGAAATAATATCTTCGGTATATAAATGAGTCCATTCGGTGTTTCTACCACCTTGAGGTGTTTTACGAATTGGTGGTGGTTCTGGCTGACCCGGATCGCCTTTCAGCCAATCGGATACTATGTAGTAATAGTATTGCTTGCTCCACAACATCCCCGCAAAAGCTTGTCGCTGCACGCGCCGCATATCATCTGAGATGTGAAATGGACAAACAGCTTGATAAAATTCATCGGCTTCCTGCTTTCGCTGCTTAAAGACATTATCAAATTCATCTCCGAAGGGAGAATCTAAATTTGGACTGTTACTGAGGCGCAAGCGCACAGTTGTTGAGCCTTCGCCAGACACCGTTAATTCATAATGTGCTGACGCTTTTGTTCCTTTTTCAAAGTTTACTGTCTTTTCTTTTCCGCCAGAGACAATGTAATTGTTAATCCCATCTTTGACGTAAGGAGAAGAATTTTTACCATCGGGAAATAACTTTGCATTATTAGTCTCGTTTTCTGTGTAGAGGATTTCTTTCGGCGCTTGGCAATAAAGCCATCGTTTATTTTCTATAACATCTGGCTTCTGAACCCCTTGTAATTTTTCCTCTCTCCAAAAAACTTCTACTACACTTAATTCAGATGATTTTTTCACTGAATTTAAGGTTTTATCTTTTTTCTTTTGTTCGCTATTTTCAAACCAAGACCAAGTATTACGGAACCAAATTGTCGGGAGAAGATGTAGTTTTGCTTCTTCTTTACCTCGATTATTGATGGTGATTTGAATCAGAATATCGTCTGGGGAGTTTTTAGCGTATTCTATAGTAACATCAAAGTAGCGATTTTGATCGAAAACGCCAGTATCTAGTAGCTCGTATTCAGCAAATCCAAATCGGTTTGGATCGGAGTTTCGTTCCTGATTTTTTTCTATTAACTCGCCGTAAGGAAACTTTTCTTGGGGATATTTATACAGACAACTCATGTAAGAGTGAGTTGGTGTATTGTCGGTATAGAAGTAATATTCTTTGACATCTTCGCCGTGATTGCCTTCGCTACCGGTTAAACCAAATAGCCTTTCTTTGATGATGTCATCTTTTCCATTCCACAAGGCGATCGCAAAACAAACATTTTGACGATCGTCACAAATCCCAGCAATACCATCCTCACCCCAACGATAGGCACGAGAACGAGCTTGATCGTGGGAAAAGTAGTTCCAAGTATTGTTCTTATCTGCGCCGTAATCTTCTCGGACTGTTCCCCACTGGCGATCGCTCAAATACGAACCCCACCGCTTCCAATCTTTATCTTTTTTCTTTTCGCGGTATTCTTTTAATCTTTTTCCCTCTGCTGTCTCGGAAATTTTAAATACTGTGTCTTGATTTGTTGTCATGGCGTTTTTCCGTTTGGTAATTTTTGGTTGTACGAAAAATAGCAATCCCCTACTCTCAATTCAGTGCATACTGAGAAATATCAATCCCAGCAATGCAACATTTTCGTACTAATTTGAATAATTTTGTACGGGCTTTAAAAGAGTAGGAGACAAATGCTTTTTCACTCATTAGGTTGTTAAATTTTCGATGCAAGTAACAAGCGATGAATTCAGTTCGATGTTTTGTCAACACGCTCTAATTATTTAAAATGAAACTCCAATTATTGAGAATAAGGTGTACTTATTGAAAAAATTCGATCGCCCTGCGTTTAGAGCGAAAATCTGCGTTCTCTCTAGGAGGTCGGTTTTTTCATCTACTTTTAGATATATTCATACTATTCCTCTAGACAGATATTTGTCAATGTCAACAGACCACAAACTTTTCCGATCGCGAGAGCCGATCGCCTTGAAAACCGCTCAGTTAAAAGAATTTGTTTGCATTATTCGGGATATGAGAACAATGTTTTTGCGATCGAAAGTAACGTTTTTGCGTCACTTTGATAGGTATAATTTCTCTATTCAATTCCCCGAAAACATTCACTTTATTGTTATAAAAAAATACTGTCATCAAATATCGCAAAACCTCTCACCTAAAAGATCGTAAAACCTAAAATAGTTGCGATATATTTATTGCAACTATTGAAACTTATTGTTTGCCATTGGAATGACACAAGATGATGATAGTTTTATGCAA
Protein-coding regions in this window:
- a CDS encoding glucosidase; the protein is MTTNQDTVFKISETAEGKRLKEYREKKKDKDWKRWGSYLSDRQWGTVREDYGADKNNTWNYFSHDQARSRAYRWGEDGIAGICDDRQNVCFAIALWNGKDDIIKERLFGLTGSEGNHGEDVKEYYFYTDNTPTHSYMSCLYKYPQEKFPYGELIEKNQERNSDPNRFGFAEYELLDTGVFDQNRYFDVTIEYAKNSPDDILIQITINNRGKEEAKLHLLPTIWFRNTWSWFENSEQKKKDKTLNSVKKSSELSVVEVFWREEKLQGVQKPDVIENKRWLYCQAPKEILYTENETNNAKLFPDGKNSSPYVKDGINNYIVSGGKEKTVNFEKGTKASAHYELTVSGEGSTTVRLRLSNSPNLDSPFGDEFDNVFKQRKQEADEFYQAVCPFHISDDMRRVQRQAFAGMLWSKQYYYYIVSDWLKGDPGQPEPPPIRKTPQGGRNTEWTHLYTEDIISMPDKWEYPWFAAWDLGFHTIPFVMIDPDFAKHQLYLFTREWYLHPNGQMAAYEWNFGDVNPPVHAWAAWRVYKIEEKMYGQADTNFLEDVFQKLCLYFTWWVNRKDAQGKNIFQGGFLGLDNIGAIDRSNIGIDGVNIEQSDGTSWMAMFCLNMMKIATELAKKDKDLAKTYQKLADKYKDLVSQDKDKDLIDTYQTLVRQSGRANYEDMASKFFQHFLLIADAMNKVGGDINIWDKKDNFYYDILNAPGHWLSDSEGGLSRETLSMKVRSMVGLIPLFAVETIDKEIVEKYLNCDFMERMGWFINNRPELAAHQNIELRQVSEQGLYLSLVNKDRLVFILERMLRSDEFLSDYGIRALSKYHEKKPYTLWVDGKPNEVKYAPAESLNKMFGGNSNWRGPIWMPVNFLLIESLQKFYHYWGDEIKVNCPDKNGQIKQMNLWEVSMELSRRVIGMFTQKDAPNPLQQGSTGKWRPVYGGTDKFQNDPHWRDLILFYEYFHGDNGAGIGASHQTGWTGVVAKLIQQWGEYGEQNNPPKR